The following coding sequences are from one Microbacterium wangchenii window:
- a CDS encoding bifunctional o-acetylhomoserine/o-acetylserine sulfhydrylase — protein sequence MSAPENWQFETKQIHSGAQPDPVTKARATPIYQTTSYVFDNADHAANLFALAEFGNIYTRIQNPTQDVVEQRLAALEGGTGALLVASGQAAETFAVLNIAQAGDHIVSSSSIYGGTYNLFKYTLAKLGIEVTFVENQDDPAEWRAAVRPNTKLFFAETIGNPQINVLDIRTVADVAHESGVPLIVDNTIATPYLIRPFEHGADIVIHSATKFLGGHGTVIGGAIVDGGTFAWSQNVEKFPGLTEPDPSYHGASYTTAVGDGLAYIIKARVQLLRDLGAAISPNSAWLLIQGIETLSLRIERHVQNAQEIAEWLEAQDDVASVNYSGLPTSPWYAAANRYAPKGVGAVLSFELKGGVAAGREFVNSLTLFSHLANIGDVRSLVIHPASTTHSQLTPEQQLTSGVTPGLVRLSVGLENVDDLKADLEQALAAARRSVEAARA from the coding sequence ATGTCCGCACCCGAGAACTGGCAGTTCGAGACCAAGCAGATCCACTCCGGCGCGCAGCCCGATCCGGTCACCAAGGCTCGTGCGACGCCCATCTACCAGACCACGTCGTACGTCTTCGACAACGCCGACCACGCCGCCAACCTGTTCGCGCTGGCCGAGTTCGGCAACATCTACACGCGCATCCAGAACCCCACTCAGGATGTCGTGGAGCAGCGCCTCGCGGCCCTGGAGGGCGGCACCGGCGCCCTGCTGGTGGCCAGCGGCCAGGCGGCGGAGACCTTCGCGGTGCTCAACATCGCCCAGGCCGGCGACCACATCGTCTCCTCGAGCTCCATCTACGGCGGCACGTACAACCTCTTCAAGTACACCCTCGCCAAGCTCGGCATCGAGGTCACGTTCGTGGAGAACCAGGACGACCCCGCCGAGTGGCGCGCGGCGGTGCGGCCCAACACCAAGCTCTTCTTCGCCGAGACCATCGGCAACCCGCAGATCAACGTCCTCGACATCCGCACCGTCGCCGACGTCGCCCACGAGTCCGGCGTGCCGCTGATCGTGGACAACACCATCGCCACCCCGTACCTCATCCGCCCGTTCGAGCACGGCGCCGACATCGTCATCCACTCCGCCACCAAGTTCCTCGGCGGGCACGGCACGGTCATCGGCGGCGCCATCGTCGACGGCGGGACCTTCGCGTGGTCGCAGAACGTGGAGAAGTTCCCGGGCCTCACCGAGCCCGACCCCTCCTACCACGGCGCGAGCTACACCACCGCCGTCGGTGATGGCCTGGCCTACATCATCAAGGCGCGCGTGCAGCTGCTGCGCGACCTGGGCGCCGCCATCTCGCCCAACAGCGCGTGGCTGCTCATCCAGGGCATCGAGACGCTGTCGCTGCGCATCGAACGCCACGTGCAGAACGCGCAGGAGATCGCGGAGTGGCTCGAGGCGCAGGACGACGTCGCGTCGGTGAACTACTCGGGGCTGCCCACCTCGCCGTGGTACGCCGCTGCCAACCGCTACGCCCCCAAGGGCGTGGGCGCGGTGCTGTCCTTCGAGCTCAAGGGCGGCGTGGCGGCGGGGCGCGAGTTCGTCAACTCGCTCACCCTCTTCAGCCACCTCGCCAACATCGGCGACGTGCGCTCGCTGGTCATCCACCCCGCCTCCACGACGCACTCCCAGCTCACGCCCGAGCAGCAGCTCACCTCCGGCGTGACGCCGGGTCTCGTGCGCCTGTCGGTGGGCCTGGAGAACGTCGACGACCTCAAGGCAGACCTGGAGCAGGCCCTCGCCGCCGCGCGCCGGTCGGTGGAGGCCGCCCGCGCCTGA